The following coding sequences lie in one Vanessa atalanta chromosome 1, ilVanAtal1.2, whole genome shotgun sequence genomic window:
- the LOC125077491 gene encoding cilia- and flagella-associated protein 57, with protein sequence MGTNTPPNISARIFYGLRTDIQYNAHYMTDSEIIYPAGGVIVIHNHIQKKQKFIRLQDKHKPIKSIVLAPNRRWLALNEISEEGQKPIITIYDLTTYKRRKILTVPFENSTAREFACIQFTYDSKYLVAITGEPDWYLYYYNWDKGKVESHAKAQNPSGQGIVESVQCNPSDATLVVITGPYTFRIMNVSETVWRQWGWCKAENINITSCMWLTSDRIMFGTDNGTIMVVENGDLRQNCIFRAADVTEMSLKKIEAESGEGEKSSSTSAEGAASETGIVETENYPVTCLINFSKGFAYACGQGYVHMFEKETPHNWRKRNLFRISKKSYKHTREHPLWSPLDAIQHITIDPNQETLLITTLRKQLYYVKLFGQHMLQNPEIAFTELGPAMHYGRINSLSMCAWKPIFMTSGEQDKSIRIWNYMTDDVELIKLYQEEIHCVSLHPTGLFAIVGFSDKLRFMVVLIDDFEVMREFPIRNCKRAQFSTNGHLFAAVNGQVIQVFSSVSFQNVFNLKGHNGKITSLAWSAQDLTLVSCGSEGAVYEWNMSSGQRVGEVILKTNQFNACAVNSNGKTTYGVGSDGEIKEIGSNTIRRNLGLIGCALDTILLSRSDLMLFITGGEGGVTAVQLPLLDKAIFNEFHMHNKKVTGIALSYDDQTLVSVSDDSSICLWRLTNADGRAIALDKDFAYSKEILISKKDLQEKINSINLLSTRMSELETEHTYQLRQAEAAQAEKLKEVHEGYCAAIEELKEKNEQMENEHTHEIGMIQQDIAKLRSGHERTLQALEADFNIRLISEYDRYQSLEDKTARMRKDYEQRLEDLAESKRLALRQINDMFEARLEEKDLVLQELQEQADMEKREHETIKTSIEEDADREIIEIRTAYEVQLKEEKDANVRLKGETGLMKKKLISANKEIDEFKHQVSQLKAEHKQFQKVISTLERDVADLKKEISERDGTIQDKEKRIYELKRKKQELEKYKFVLNFKITELKNQIEPLERDIKMKKIRILELEVSLETLLKQKDFRELKISQLNEKLTSAKKDFLNEANRNLTLKNTLKKIKIDLHNMTANFQDPTQLKLSVKALFQKYVEDIDFVRSRIAEDEAIREFNRQRDHLEKQVAALKMQLSKSLDGSKSDIRKIMDENCTLLSEINNLRTELKSTRTKCFQMESILGLSARYIPPTAARAKLKHVTEDRQHLDEKYKQKIEEREEIIVALKEENERLLSKARCVDEKQSGDKEHDYEKAE encoded by the exons ATGGGAACTAACACTCCTCCTAATATTTCTGCACGAATATTTTACGGATTAAGAACCGACATTCA GTACAATGCTCACTATATGACAGATTCGGAGATTATCTACCCCGCAGGCGGTGTAATTGTGATTCACAATCACATTcagaaaaaacaaaagtttattCGACTTCAAGACAAGCACAAACCAATTAAATCTATAGTGTTAGCACCTAACAG ACGTTGGTTGGCTTTGAATGAAATCTCTGAAGAGGGTCAAAAgccaataataacaatatatgatCTTACCACTTACAAGAGACGTAAAATACTTACCGTTCCTTTCGAAAATTCAACGGCTCGTGAGTTCGCATGTATCCAATTCACATACGACTCGAAATATTTAGTGGCAATCACTGGCGAACCGGACTGGTATCTGTATTATTATAACTGGGACAAGGGAAAAGTTGAGAGTCATGCCAAAGCTCAAAATCCTAGCGGCCAGGGAATCGTCGAGAGC GTACAATGTAATCCGTCCGACGCAACGCTTGTGGTTATAACAGGGCCATATACTTTTCGTATAATGAATGTTTCTGAAACTGTATGGCGTCAATGGGGCTGGTGTAAAGCTGAAAAT ATTAACATTACCAGTTGTATGTGGTTAACATCTGATCGCATTATGTTCGGAACGGATAACGGAACCATTATGGTAGTAGAAAACGGCGATTTGCGtcaaaattgtatatttcgGGCCGCTGATGTTACAGAAATGTCACTAAAGAAAATCGAAGCAGA GTCAGGTGAAGGTGAAAAATCAAGTTCAACCAGTGCTGAAGGTGCTGCAAGTGAGACAGGGATAGTCGAAACTGAAAACTACCCCGTCACGTGTTTGATAAACTTTTCTAAAG GATTCGCTTATGCATGTGGACAAGGCTATGTACATATGTTTGAGAAGGAGACTCCACATAATTGGCGTAAAAGGAATTTATTTCGAATCTCGAAAAAATCGTACAA GCACACCCGAGAACACCCATTGTGGTCACCACTCGATGCTATTCAGCACATAACAATAGATCCTAATCAAGAAACACTTCTTATTACAACTCTCAGGAAACAACTGTACTACGTCAAATTGTTTGGACAACACATGCTTCAG AACCCAGAAATAGCATTTACAGAATTAGGTCCAGCGATGCATTATGGTCGAATAAATTCCCTATCGATGTGCGCTTGGAAACCAATATTCATGACGTCTGGTGAACAGGACAAGAGCATACGAATATGGAACTACATGACAGATGACgtggaattaattaaattgtatcaaGAAGAGATACATTGTGTTTCTTTACATCCTACTG GGCTTTTTGCTATAGTGGGATTCTCAGATAAGTTGCGATTCATGGTGGTTCTAATAGATGATTTTGAAGTTATGCGAGAATTTCCAATTCGTAATTGTAAACGTGCACAATTTAGCACAAATGGCCATCTTTTCGCAGCCGTTAATGGTCAAGTTATACAAGTGTTTTCATCCGTTtcttttcaaaatgtttttaatttgaaagggCATAATGGAAAG ATTACAAGTTTGGCATGGTCTGCTCAAGATTTGACTTTAGTATCATGTGGCTCAGAAGGAGCTGTATACGAATGGAATATGTCTTCAGGACAACGAGTTGGTGAAGTTATACTTAAAACCAACCAATTTAATGCATGTGCAGTAAATAG CAATGGAAAAACTACATACGGCGTCGGAAGCGATGGAGAAATTAAAGAAATTGGATCGAACACAATCCGTAGAAATTTAGGGTTAATTGGATGCGCTTTAGATACCATCTTACTGTCACGTTCCGATTTAATGTTGTTCATAACTGGTGGTGAAGGTGGTGTCACTGCCGTACAACTACCACTATTAgataaagctatttttaatgaatttcatatgcacaataaaaaagtaactggcATCGCTTTATCGTATGATGACCAAACTTTAGTGTCAGTGTCTGACGACTCTTCTATCTGTTTATGGAGACTGACTAATGCTGACGGACGAGCTATAGCTCTTGATAAAGATTTTGCATATTCTAAAGAGATTTTAATAAGTAAGAAAGACTTACAAGAAAAAATCAATAGCATAAAC ctACTGAGTACAAGAATGAGTGAACTGGAAACTGAACATACTTATCAGCTGCGTCAGGCCGAAGCTGCTCAAGCCGAGAAATTAAAAGAAGTACATGAAGGATATTGTGCGGCTATTGAAGAACTCAAAGAAAAAAATGAG CAAATGGAAAACGAACACACTCATGAAATTGGAATGATACAACAAGACATAGCAAAATTGCGATCAGGCCATGAGAGAACCCTTCAAGCCTTAGAAgctgattttaatataagactCATAAGTGAATATGATCGATATCAG AGCCTTGAAGATAAAACAGCACGCATGAGAAAAGATTATGAACAACGATTAGAAGATCTAGCAGAAAGTAAGCGACTAGCTCTGAGGCAAATAAATGATATGTTTGAAGCGAGATTAGAAGAGAAAGACCTAGTTCTACAAGAG ttACAAGAACAAGCTGACATGGAAAAGAGAGAAcatgaaacaataaaaacatctaTTGAGGAAGATGCTGATCGCGAAATAATCGAAATAAGAACTGCCTATGAAGTGCAACTAAAGGAAGAAAAGGATGCCAACGTAAGATTAAAAGGAGAAACCGGGCTGATGAAGAAAAAACTTATATCTGCTAACAAAGAAATCGATGAATTCAAGCACCAAGTATCTCAACTTAAGG CTGAACATAAACAGTTCCAAAAAGTGATATCTACACTTGAGCGGGACGTAGcagatttgaaaaaagaaatatcgGAAAGAGATGGCACTATTCAAGATAAAGAGAAGAGAATATATGAATTGAAGAGAAAAAAACAGGAATTGGAGAAATATAAATTCGTGTTGAATTTCAAGATAACCGAATTGAAAAATCAg ATAGAGCCATTAGAACgcgatattaaaatgaaaaagataCGTATTCTAGAGCTGGAAGTATCTTTAGAAACACTTCTAAAGCAAAAAGATTTTCGCg AACTAAAGATCAGTCAGTTAAACGAGAAGTTGACATCAGCGAAAAAGGATTTCCTGAACGAAGCTAATAGAAATTTAACTCTAAAGAAtactttaaagaaaattaaaatcgatCTTCATAACATGACAGCGAATTTTCAAGATCCGACTCAGTTGAAGCTTAGCGTTAAG GCActctttcaaaaatatgtcgAGGACATAGATTTCGTACGAAGTCGCATCGCAGAGGACGAAGCTATAAGAGAATTCAACAGACAACGCGATCACCTCGAGAAGCAGGTGGCCGCGCTCAAAATGCAGCTGTCCAAGTCTTTGGATGGATCGAAAAGCGATATTAGAAAGATCATGGAT GAAAACTGCACATTATTATCAGAAATAAACAATCTGCGCACTGAACTTAAGTCCACGAGGACAAAATGCTTTCAAATGGAATCGATTCTTGGCCTCTCGGCGCGGTACATTCCGCCCACCGCGGCGCGCGCGAAGCTCAAGCACGTCACTGAAGACCGACAACATCTTGATGaaaagtataaacagaaaattgAG GAAAGAGAAGAAATAATAGTTGCTCTTAAAGAAGAAAACGAACGTCTTCTCAGCAAGGCTCGTTGTGTCGATGAAAAACAAAGCGGAGATAAAGAACATGATTATGAAAAAGCAGAATAG
- the LOC125066448 gene encoding probable very-long-chain enoyl-CoA reductase art-1: protein MEIEVVSVSGLKSLGKIHVNEDATIKDVKETIHKSVKKSLYPERQSIKLEAKGRSLKDEATLKSLNIDSNVKLYLQDLGPQVSWKNVFLAEYAGPLFVYLWVYQRPWLLYETDSAPGSVATIAAICWSVHYGKRILETLFVHRFSHGTMPLRNLFKNCSYYWLFTLYIAYHINHPLFTAPCNTCVYVGLAGFTICELGNLSIHILLKNLRPPGTKVRRIPKPDGNPFSILFNYVSCPNYTYEFGSWLFFTIMTKCAPAGIFAVVGLYQMSVWALGKHRNYKKEFPDYPKGRKAILPFIL from the exons ATGGAG attgaagTCGTAAGCGTATCCGGCTTAAAATCGTTGGGTAAAATACATGTAAACGAAGACGCTACTATTAAGGATGTAAAAGAAACAATTCATAAAAGCGTAAAAAAGTCATTATATCCTGAAagacaatcaataaaattagaGGCTAAAGGGCGATCGCTTAAAGATGAAGCCACTctgaaatctttaaatatagacagtaatgtgaaattatatttacaagatCTCGGACCACAAGTATCTTGGAAGAATGTATTCTTAGCGGAGTACGCTGGtccattatttgtatatttgtggGTATACCAGAGACCCTGGCTGCTTTATGAAACTGACTCTGCACCAGGCAGTGTGGCCac AATTGCAGCAATTTGTTGGTCAGTTCACTATGGTAAACGCATACTTGAAACATTGTTTGTTCATCGATTCTCTCATGGCACAATGCCTCTTCGGAACTTATTCAAGAATTGTTCATATTACTGGTTGTTTACTCTATACATTGCATATCACATCAACCACCCTCTGTTCACTGCTCCATGCAATACATGTGTTTATGTCGGCTTAGCTGGATTTACA ATTTGTGAGCTGGGTAATCTGAGTATTCACATTCTTTTGAAGAACCTTCGTCCACCAGGCACAAAAGTGAGACGAATTCCGAAACCTGATGGAAATCCTTTCTCTATACTCTTCAATTATGTGTCCTGTCCAAATTACACTTATGAATTTGGGTCATGGCTCTTCTTTACCATCATGACAAAATGTGCACCTG cTGGAATATTTGCCGTGGTTGGATTATATCAGATGTCAGTATGGGCCCTCGGCAAGCATAGAAACTACAAGAAGGAATTCCCTGACTACCCTAAAGGTCGTAAAGCTATTTTGCCATTCATTCTCTAA